In one window of Henckelia pumila isolate YLH828 chromosome 1, ASM3356847v2, whole genome shotgun sequence DNA:
- the LOC140892183 gene encoding receptor-like protein 4 isoform X2 has protein sequence MSLLLLLLLLHSAAAAPFNYSLHIDCGGLVNSTDDFHTDWVSDRFYSAGAASVVSEPLLFIHQQEKTLRYFPFSSGKKNCYSIPINAGFSRYFLRTFTVYDNYDGKSQSPSFDVSVEGSVVFSWRSPWQESVSRSGAYSDLFFYHEEPIFDLCFYSIATDSPVVGSIELTQIDTNAYPFNNSNNSSDYILINYGRFSSVSDQWGPGFSNDTDVFGRTWQSDAKFRVPSVSIPNGATIQPIFTFQNIAGVEKSPNYFPEKLYKTAVTASGNEGGALEYELQVDAKLDYLLWFHFAEIDVNVTNVGQRVFDVIVNGENVNRVDLYKEVGGFAAYDWSYVVKNLSSTTLRVRLESVVGAPIICGLENYAIVPVDIRTVSDQAVAMRALKESLRIPDRMGWNGDPCAPTSWDAWEGVTCHPTKNNSALVISQIDLGSQGLKGNISDQISLLTNLVSLNLSSNSLGGSIPSGLGQKSLVKLDLSNNKLVGYIPDSLTSASLQIVLLNDNLLEGQVPEEIYSIGVHGGTIDLHGNKGLCGVPSLPNCSLIWGKHGLSTGAKVAIGLLCLFIFSGLLFGIYCYIRRRQNDYDFGLPHELLSLAAKRNRYQRQKSLMALEMESQHAKGIIPTYNVN, from the exons ATGTCCCTTcttctcctcctcctcctcctccactccgccgccgccgccccTTTCA ACTACAGCTTGCACATTGACTGCGGCGGCCTCGTCAACAGCACCGACGATTTCCATACCGATTGGGTCTCCGACCGCTTCTATTCGGCCGGTGCCGCGTCCGTCGTCTCCGAGCCGCTCCTCTTCATCCACCAGCAAGAGAAAACTCTCCGGTACTTCCCCTTTTCATCTGGTAAGAAGAATTGCTACTCCATACCCATCAACGCCGGCTTCAGCCGCTACTTCCTGCGTACGTTCACTGTCTACGATAACTACGACGGGAAGTCTCAGTCTCCGTCCTttgatgtttctgttgagggtTCTGTAGTCTTTTCATGGCGATCTCCGTGGCAGGAATCGGTTTCGAGATCTGGGGCTTATTCGGATCTCTTCTTTTATCATGAGGAACCCATTTTCGATCTTTGCTTTTACAGCATCGCCACGGATTCTCCGGTTGTTGGGTCTATTGAATTGACACAAATTGACACAAATGCGTACCCTtttaataactcaaataattcgaGTGATTACATCTTAATTAACTACGGCAGGTTTTCATCCGTGTCGGATCAATGGGGACCTGGATTTAGCAATGATACAGATGTCTTTGGCCGAACATGGCAGTCTGATGCTAAATTCCGCGTACCATCAGTATCTATTCCTAACGGAGCCACAATTCAACCGATTTTCACCTTTCAAAACATTGCTGGTGTGGAAAAGAGCCCGAATTATTTCCCCGAAAAGCTTTATAAAACAGCTGTAACGGCATCAGGAAACGAAGGTGGAGCTTTGGAGTACGAACTGCAGGTAGATGCCAAGCTTGATTACTTGCTGTGGTTCCATTTTGCTGAGATAGATGTGAATGTAACAAATGTGGGGCAGAGGGTGTTTGATGTGATTGTAAACGGGGAGAATGTGAATAGAGTGGATTTGTATAAGGAGGTTGGGGGATTTGCTGCATATGATTGGAGCTATGTAGTCAAGAATTTGAGTAGTACCACTTTGAGGGTGAGGCTGGAGTCGGTGGTGGGTGCGCCTATTATTTGTGGGCTCGAGAATTATGCAATTGTTCCAGTTGATATCAGAACTGTTTCCGACCAGG CTGTTGCCATGAGAGCTCTGAAGGAATCTCTGCGGATACCTGATAGAATGGGTTGGAATGGAGATCCTTGTGCCCCTACCTCTTGGGATGCTTGGGAGGGTGTTACATGTCACCCCACTAAAAATAATTCTGCCCTTGTCATCTCCCAAAT AGATCTTGGGAGCCAAGGCTTGAAAGGAAATATTAGTGATCAAATTAGTCTTTTGACAAACTTGGTAAGCCT GAACTTGAGTTCCAATTCTCTGGGAGGCAGTATACCTTCTGGGTTGGGTCAAAAATCTCTTGTGAAACT GGatttatcaaataataaattagTTGGCTATATACCAGACAGTCTAACCTCAGCCAGCTTGCAGATTGT GTTGTTGAATGATAACCTTTTGGAAGGGCAAGTTCCTGAAGAAATTTACTCCATTGGGGTTCATGGCGGAACTATTGA CCTTCACGGTAATAAAGGATTATGTGGTGTACCTTCTTTGCCGAACTGCTCGCTGATTTGGGGGAAGCATGGCTTATCTACCGGTGCAAAAGTTGCAATAGGGTTGTTATGTCTTTTTATTTTCTCGGGATTGCTGTTCGGGATATATTGCTACATCAGGAGGCGACAAAATGACTACGACTTTGGGCTACCCCATGAACTATTAT CACTTGCTGCTAAGAGAAACAGGTATCAAAGACAAAAATCCTTGATGGCTCTTGAAATGGAAAGCCAACACGCCAAAGGAATCATACCCACGTACAATGTGAATTGA
- the LOC140892183 gene encoding receptor-like protein 4 isoform X1 — protein sequence MLLRRQNVDTHLQCPFFSSSSSSTPPPPPLSVTLLHHYSLHIDCGGLVNSTDDFHTDWVSDRFYSAGAASVVSEPLLFIHQQEKTLRYFPFSSGKKNCYSIPINAGFSRYFLRTFTVYDNYDGKSQSPSFDVSVEGSVVFSWRSPWQESVSRSGAYSDLFFYHEEPIFDLCFYSIATDSPVVGSIELTQIDTNAYPFNNSNNSSDYILINYGRFSSVSDQWGPGFSNDTDVFGRTWQSDAKFRVPSVSIPNGATIQPIFTFQNIAGVEKSPNYFPEKLYKTAVTASGNEGGALEYELQVDAKLDYLLWFHFAEIDVNVTNVGQRVFDVIVNGENVNRVDLYKEVGGFAAYDWSYVVKNLSSTTLRVRLESVVGAPIICGLENYAIVPVDIRTVSDQAVAMRALKESLRIPDRMGWNGDPCAPTSWDAWEGVTCHPTKNNSALVISQIDLGSQGLKGNISDQISLLTNLVSLNLSSNSLGGSIPSGLGQKSLVKLDLSNNKLVGYIPDSLTSASLQIVLLNDNLLEGQVPEEIYSIGVHGGTIDLHGNKGLCGVPSLPNCSLIWGKHGLSTGAKVAIGLLCLFIFSGLLFGIYCYIRRRQNDYDFGLPHELLSLAAKRNRYQRQKSLMALEMESQHAKGIIPTYNVN from the exons ATGTTGCTCAGAAGACAAAACGTTGACACCCACCTGCAATGTCCCTTcttctcctcctcctcctcctccactccgccgccgccgccccTTTCAGTAACTTTGCTACATC ACTACAGCTTGCACATTGACTGCGGCGGCCTCGTCAACAGCACCGACGATTTCCATACCGATTGGGTCTCCGACCGCTTCTATTCGGCCGGTGCCGCGTCCGTCGTCTCCGAGCCGCTCCTCTTCATCCACCAGCAAGAGAAAACTCTCCGGTACTTCCCCTTTTCATCTGGTAAGAAGAATTGCTACTCCATACCCATCAACGCCGGCTTCAGCCGCTACTTCCTGCGTACGTTCACTGTCTACGATAACTACGACGGGAAGTCTCAGTCTCCGTCCTttgatgtttctgttgagggtTCTGTAGTCTTTTCATGGCGATCTCCGTGGCAGGAATCGGTTTCGAGATCTGGGGCTTATTCGGATCTCTTCTTTTATCATGAGGAACCCATTTTCGATCTTTGCTTTTACAGCATCGCCACGGATTCTCCGGTTGTTGGGTCTATTGAATTGACACAAATTGACACAAATGCGTACCCTtttaataactcaaataattcgaGTGATTACATCTTAATTAACTACGGCAGGTTTTCATCCGTGTCGGATCAATGGGGACCTGGATTTAGCAATGATACAGATGTCTTTGGCCGAACATGGCAGTCTGATGCTAAATTCCGCGTACCATCAGTATCTATTCCTAACGGAGCCACAATTCAACCGATTTTCACCTTTCAAAACATTGCTGGTGTGGAAAAGAGCCCGAATTATTTCCCCGAAAAGCTTTATAAAACAGCTGTAACGGCATCAGGAAACGAAGGTGGAGCTTTGGAGTACGAACTGCAGGTAGATGCCAAGCTTGATTACTTGCTGTGGTTCCATTTTGCTGAGATAGATGTGAATGTAACAAATGTGGGGCAGAGGGTGTTTGATGTGATTGTAAACGGGGAGAATGTGAATAGAGTGGATTTGTATAAGGAGGTTGGGGGATTTGCTGCATATGATTGGAGCTATGTAGTCAAGAATTTGAGTAGTACCACTTTGAGGGTGAGGCTGGAGTCGGTGGTGGGTGCGCCTATTATTTGTGGGCTCGAGAATTATGCAATTGTTCCAGTTGATATCAGAACTGTTTCCGACCAGG CTGTTGCCATGAGAGCTCTGAAGGAATCTCTGCGGATACCTGATAGAATGGGTTGGAATGGAGATCCTTGTGCCCCTACCTCTTGGGATGCTTGGGAGGGTGTTACATGTCACCCCACTAAAAATAATTCTGCCCTTGTCATCTCCCAAAT AGATCTTGGGAGCCAAGGCTTGAAAGGAAATATTAGTGATCAAATTAGTCTTTTGACAAACTTGGTAAGCCT GAACTTGAGTTCCAATTCTCTGGGAGGCAGTATACCTTCTGGGTTGGGTCAAAAATCTCTTGTGAAACT GGatttatcaaataataaattagTTGGCTATATACCAGACAGTCTAACCTCAGCCAGCTTGCAGATTGT GTTGTTGAATGATAACCTTTTGGAAGGGCAAGTTCCTGAAGAAATTTACTCCATTGGGGTTCATGGCGGAACTATTGA CCTTCACGGTAATAAAGGATTATGTGGTGTACCTTCTTTGCCGAACTGCTCGCTGATTTGGGGGAAGCATGGCTTATCTACCGGTGCAAAAGTTGCAATAGGGTTGTTATGTCTTTTTATTTTCTCGGGATTGCTGTTCGGGATATATTGCTACATCAGGAGGCGACAAAATGACTACGACTTTGGGCTACCCCATGAACTATTAT CACTTGCTGCTAAGAGAAACAGGTATCAAAGACAAAAATCCTTGATGGCTCTTGAAATGGAAAGCCAACACGCCAAAGGAATCATACCCACGTACAATGTGAATTGA